A single region of the bacterium genome encodes:
- a CDS encoding S9 family peptidase, with amino-acid sequence MKRVLLVGLIACSALAALAGCGGDGADTRQAAADPAATGPAPLLDRELFFGDPEISGSQLSPDGRWMSFIKPYNGARNIWVKAADAPFDAAKPVTADERPVPGYFWSRDSRHLLYVQDRNGDENFHVWAVDPKGAIVAETGVPVARDLTPVDGVRAQILSVPKSAPDVLMVGLNDRDPSYHDIYKVNIGSGERVLVRENTENVGFWVFDNEGELRLAYRPLPGGGAEILRVDLQGLTQLATATYEENLFPVAFHPDGKHCWIQTNRGEADLDQLMLMDIASGEMKLVEKDPENQVDFGGAVFHPQTDELLATFYVGDRTRVYPKTEMAKKLWADLKQALPDGEIGVTSMADDMSRMLVAVSSDVDPGSVYVFDAGTRQATLQYRSRPDLPSKDLAHMKPVQYQARDGMTIYGYLTLPKGVEAKNLPTVMYIHGGPWARDFWGYDPYAQFLANRGYAVMQVNYRSSTGYGKHYENAGNREWGTGAMQHDITDAVQWLIAEGYADPARVAIFGGSYGGYATLAGVTFTPDLYACGIPYVGPSNLITLIESFPEYWKPFLEGSWYKKVGNPEVEADKTDLIARSPLFHSDRIKVPLLVVHGANDPRVKQHESDQIVVSLREKGKDVEYIVAPDEGHGFRAPNNRKALAVAMEKFLAKQLGGRCQEDVTPETQARLDEITVDVSTVTLDGTDGG; translated from the coding sequence ATGAAACGCGTTCTTCTCGTGGGCCTCATCGCCTGCAGCGCCCTGGCCGCCCTGGCCGGCTGCGGTGGCGACGGCGCCGACACGCGCCAGGCCGCCGCCGACCCCGCGGCGACCGGTCCCGCCCCCCTCCTCGACCGCGAACTCTTCTTCGGCGACCCCGAGATCAGCGGCTCGCAGCTCTCGCCCGACGGCCGGTGGATGAGCTTCATCAAGCCCTACAACGGCGCCCGCAACATCTGGGTCAAGGCCGCCGACGCCCCCTTCGACGCGGCCAAGCCCGTGACCGCCGACGAGCGCCCCGTGCCCGGCTACTTCTGGAGCCGAGACAGCCGCCACCTCCTGTACGTGCAGGACCGGAACGGCGACGAGAACTTCCACGTCTGGGCCGTCGACCCCAAGGGCGCCATCGTGGCCGAGACCGGCGTGCCCGTGGCCCGCGACCTGACGCCCGTCGACGGCGTGCGCGCCCAGATCCTGTCGGTGCCCAAGAGCGCGCCCGACGTGCTCATGGTGGGCCTGAACGACCGCGACCCCAGCTACCACGACATCTACAAGGTGAACATCGGCTCGGGCGAGCGCGTGCTCGTGCGGGAGAACACCGAAAACGTGGGCTTCTGGGTCTTCGACAACGAGGGCGAGCTGCGGCTGGCCTACCGGCCGCTGCCCGGCGGCGGCGCCGAGATCCTGCGCGTCGACCTGCAGGGCCTGACCCAGCTGGCCACGGCCACCTACGAGGAGAACCTCTTCCCCGTGGCCTTCCATCCGGACGGCAAGCACTGCTGGATCCAGACCAATCGCGGCGAGGCCGACCTCGACCAGCTCATGCTCATGGACATCGCCAGCGGCGAGATGAAGCTCGTCGAGAAGGATCCCGAGAACCAGGTCGACTTCGGCGGGGCCGTCTTCCACCCCCAGACCGACGAGCTGCTCGCCACCTTCTACGTGGGCGACCGCACGCGCGTGTACCCCAAGACCGAGATGGCGAAGAAGCTGTGGGCCGACCTGAAGCAGGCTCTGCCCGACGGCGAGATCGGCGTCACCAGCATGGCCGACGACATGAGCCGCATGCTCGTCGCCGTCAGCAGCGACGTCGACCCCGGCTCGGTCTATGTCTTCGACGCGGGCACCCGCCAGGCCACCCTGCAGTACCGCTCGCGGCCGGACCTGCCGTCGAAGGACCTCGCGCACATGAAGCCGGTCCAGTACCAGGCCCGCGACGGCATGACCATCTACGGCTACCTGACCCTGCCCAAGGGCGTCGAGGCGAAGAACCTGCCGACGGTGATGTACATCCACGGCGGCCCCTGGGCGCGCGATTTCTGGGGCTACGACCCCTACGCCCAGTTCCTGGCCAACCGCGGCTATGCGGTGATGCAGGTGAACTACCGCAGCTCCACGGGCTACGGCAAGCACTACGAGAACGCGGGCAACCGCGAATGGGGCACGGGCGCCATGCAGCACGACATCACCGACGCCGTGCAGTGGCTGATCGCCGAGGGCTACGCCGACCCGGCCAGGGTCGCCATCTTCGGCGGCAGCTACGGCGGCTACGCCACCCTCGCGGGCGTCACCTTCACGCCCGACCTCTACGCCTGCGGCATCCCCTACGTGGGACCGAGCAACCTGATCACGCTCATCGAGAGCTTCCCCGAGTACTGGAAGCCCTTCCTCGAGGGCTCGTGGTACAAGAAGGTGGGCAACCCCGAGGTCGAGGCCGACAAGACCGACCTCATCGCCCGTTCGCCGCTCTTCCACAGCGACCGGATCAAGGTGCCCCTGCTGGTGGTGCACGGGGCCAACGACCCGCGCGTGAAGCAGCACGAGTCCGACCAGATCGTGGTCTCGCTGCGGGAGAAGGGCAAGGACGTGGAGTACATCGTGGCGCCGGACGAGGGCCACGGCTTCCGCGCCCCCAACAACCGCAAGGCCCTGGCGGTGGCCATGGAGAAGTTCCTGGCCAAGCAGCTCGGCGGTCGCTGCCAGGAGGACGTGACCCCCGAGACCCAGGCCCGCCTCGACGAGATCACCGTCGACGTGAGCACGGTGACGCTGGACGGGACCGACGGGGGCTGA
- a CDS encoding PAS domain S-box protein yields MSAPHPTPPHLGDDRNFRTFIETIDEIVLIASRQGRIVYTNPATTRILGFTPAELLDMAVPDIHPEWCREEAVAILGEMLDGRRQSCPLPLRGKDGRIVPVETRVWFGRWSGQDCIFGLCKNLSAEQEALEKFEKVFRVNPAPMALSDGETRRFLEINAAYSRVLGWEPDDVVGRTVFDLDMAVDPEAFRQAGGMMSRYGVIRDVPLQVRSRDGNVHDGLFSGEVIRGQGRTYLLTVMVDVTAQRKAEFEREQVIRELRSALDQIEALQRILPICAHCKKIRDDQGYWQQVEAYVSSHTGARFSHGICPDCREEHFGDL; encoded by the coding sequence TTGAGCGCTCCCCACCCGACTCCGCCGCATCTCGGCGACGACCGCAACTTCCGCACCTTCATCGAGACGATCGACGAGATCGTGCTCATCGCCAGCCGGCAGGGCCGCATCGTGTACACGAATCCGGCGACCACGCGCATTCTCGGCTTCACGCCGGCGGAACTGCTCGACATGGCGGTGCCCGACATCCACCCCGAGTGGTGCCGCGAGGAGGCGGTCGCCATCCTCGGCGAGATGCTGGACGGCAGGCGGCAGTCCTGCCCGTTGCCCCTGCGCGGCAAGGACGGCCGCATCGTGCCCGTGGAGACGCGCGTGTGGTTCGGCCGCTGGAGCGGCCAGGACTGCATCTTCGGCCTGTGCAAGAACCTGTCGGCCGAGCAGGAGGCGCTGGAGAAGTTCGAGAAGGTGTTCCGGGTCAACCCCGCTCCCATGGCCCTCTCGGACGGCGAGACGCGGCGGTTCCTGGAGATCAACGCCGCCTATTCGCGGGTGCTCGGCTGGGAACCGGACGACGTGGTCGGGCGCACGGTCTTCGACCTCGACATGGCGGTCGACCCGGAAGCCTTCCGGCAGGCCGGCGGCATGATGAGCCGCTACGGCGTGATCCGCGACGTCCCCCTGCAGGTGCGGAGCAGGGACGGCAACGTGCACGACGGGCTCTTCTCGGGCGAGGTGATCCGGGGCCAGGGCCGCACCTACCTGCTGACCGTGATGGTCGACGTGACGGCCCAGCGCAAGGCCGAGTTCGAACGCGAGCAGGTCATCCGCGAGCTTCGCAGCGCCCTCGACCAGATCGAGGCCCTGCAGCGCATCCTGCCCATCTGTGCGCACTGCAAGAAGATCCGCGACGACCAGGGCTACTGGCAGCAGGTCGAGGCCTATGTTTCCAGCCACACCGGCGCCCGATTCAGCCATGGGATCTGCCCGGACTGCAGGGAAGAGCACTTCGGGGATCTGTAG
- a CDS encoding AsmA family protein yields MRLLQRKPVRALLALLAIVVVAVVAVKVFLPAEKIRDLALAQARQKLGREITVGEVSVSLRGGLGVRLADFAVHNPDGFGGDPLLTTAGLDLKLAVRPLLHGEIQVHRLVLDTPRLNLVRRADGSDNFTFPASGEKPAGGAPGAADGGEAPPPLSVASLTVSSGRVAYTDEGAAPDGMRGTTVDGLALGLSLDTTASGAYHAEGRATAERLAADASRDVAVDNLVLDFSFDTLAEGMYRAGGRATAARLAADGSPGVAVDDLAVDFAVDTPAPEAWHATGRTSARRIAVTGPGQVPELDAGLDFDLTWDGGQRQLDLARVAGEVLGLPLAAAGTVAVADGGARGSLRVQMADQPLARLKPFLPADLQPRFTADGKSGTVSATADLTLTGRQDVPVHTRAEIRARDVDLALAQPFLPPGQKGRLAGRGDVAATVVDTTGNPDRIDYRGTATVREASYTESGLVDELQKLDGRVTFTPTAFVVEQSRAVFASGTFDLTGRLDDPFPYFLPPELQAGKAMKTPRLGFALHAKKLDVDRLIPAASPTGAAAPGAGPGMTRKSPVPDGVEFPDIVCDGTVAADTVVYMQVPLTQVKGQVKVRDRRLSVQDVTAAVYRGTVAGQVDIDLNDLQRPAYSGNYAARNIEVNDFMTRFAGLSGVLFGACNFGGDFAAAGFDPEAIRNSLTLDADALVAQGKVVTQGKVYESLHTVATKTGGSFDQEQALRDLATHVKVQDGRVGVSELTTRLGRFADVTVDGSYAFAGDLDYRGTLLLTETQTAEIFARGPMAELAKLLGSRQPARLRLPISVGGTRTDPKVKIELDGVVDELQKLVVKEQGQKLEDEAKQKVGDLLKKWKK; encoded by the coding sequence ATGCGACTGCTGCAGAGGAAACCCGTTCGCGCGCTGCTGGCTCTGCTCGCGATCGTCGTCGTCGCCGTCGTGGCGGTGAAGGTCTTCCTGCCCGCCGAGAAGATCCGCGACCTCGCCCTGGCCCAGGCGCGTCAGAAACTCGGCCGGGAGATCACGGTGGGCGAGGTTTCGGTGTCCCTGCGCGGGGGCCTGGGGGTGCGGCTGGCCGATTTCGCCGTCCACAACCCGGACGGTTTCGGCGGCGATCCGCTGCTGACCACCGCCGGCCTCGACCTGAAGCTCGCGGTGCGCCCCCTGCTGCACGGCGAGATCCAGGTGCACCGGCTCGTCCTGGACACGCCGCGGCTGAACCTCGTGCGCCGCGCCGACGGCAGCGACAACTTCACCTTCCCGGCGTCGGGCGAGAAGCCGGCCGGAGGGGCGCCGGGCGCCGCGGACGGCGGCGAGGCCCCGCCACCCCTGTCGGTGGCCAGCCTCACCGTGAGCTCCGGCCGCGTGGCCTACACCGACGAGGGCGCGGCCCCCGACGGCATGCGCGGCACCACCGTCGACGGCCTCGCCCTCGGCCTGAGCCTCGACACGACCGCGTCGGGCGCCTACCACGCCGAGGGCCGCGCCACCGCCGAACGCCTGGCCGCCGACGCGTCCCGCGACGTGGCGGTCGACAACCTCGTCCTCGACTTCAGCTTCGACACTCTCGCCGAAGGAATGTACCGCGCGGGCGGGCGCGCCACCGCGGCCCGCCTGGCCGCCGACGGCTCGCCGGGCGTGGCGGTCGACGACCTCGCCGTCGACTTCGCCGTCGACACGCCCGCGCCCGAGGCCTGGCACGCCACCGGGCGGACCTCGGCCCGCCGCATCGCCGTCACCGGCCCCGGCCAGGTGCCCGAGCTCGACGCCGGCCTCGACTTCGACCTGACCTGGGACGGCGGCCAACGGCAGCTCGACCTGGCCCGCGTGGCCGGCGAGGTGCTCGGCCTGCCCCTCGCGGCCGCCGGCACCGTGGCGGTGGCCGACGGCGGCGCGCGGGGTTCGCTCCGGGTGCAGATGGCCGACCAGCCCCTCGCGCGCCTGAAGCCCTTCCTGCCGGCCGACCTGCAGCCCCGCTTCACGGCCGACGGGAAGAGCGGCACCGTGTCCGCGACGGCCGACCTGACCCTCACCGGCAGGCAGGACGTCCCGGTCCACACCCGCGCCGAGATCCGGGCCCGCGACGTGGACCTGGCCCTGGCCCAGCCCTTCCTGCCGCCGGGCCAGAAGGGCCGGCTCGCGGGCCGCGGCGACGTGGCCGCCACCGTCGTCGACACCACCGGCAACCCCGACCGGATCGACTACCGGGGGACCGCGACCGTGCGCGAGGCGTCCTACACCGAGTCGGGCCTGGTCGACGAGCTGCAGAAGCTCGACGGCCGCGTGACCTTCACGCCGACCGCTTTCGTGGTCGAGCAGAGCCGCGCCGTCTTCGCCTCGGGCACCTTCGATCTGACCGGCCGCCTCGACGACCCGTTCCCGTACTTCCTGCCGCCGGAGCTGCAGGCGGGCAAGGCGATGAAGACGCCGCGCCTCGGCTTCGCGCTGCACGCGAAGAAGCTCGACGTCGACCGCCTGATCCCGGCGGCCAGCCCCACGGGCGCGGCCGCGCCGGGCGCCGGGCCCGGCATGACGCGCAAGTCGCCGGTGCCGGACGGCGTCGAGTTCCCGGACATCGTCTGCGACGGCACCGTCGCCGCCGACACGGTGGTGTACATGCAGGTGCCGCTGACGCAGGTGAAGGGGCAGGTGAAGGTGCGCGACCGCCGGCTCAGCGTGCAGGACGTGACGGCCGCCGTGTACCGCGGCACGGTCGCCGGCCAGGTCGACATCGACCTGAACGACCTGCAGCGTCCGGCCTACAGCGGCAACTACGCCGCGCGCAACATCGAGGTGAACGACTTCATGACCCGCTTCGCCGGCCTGTCCGGCGTGCTCTTCGGGGCCTGCAACTTCGGCGGCGACTTCGCGGCGGCCGGCTTCGATCCGGAGGCCATCCGCAACAGCCTGACCCTCGACGCCGACGCCCTCGTGGCCCAGGGCAAGGTCGTCACGCAGGGAAAGGTGTACGAGTCGCTGCACACCGTGGCGACGAAGACGGGGGGCAGCTTCGACCAGGAGCAGGCCCTGCGCGACCTGGCGACCCACGTGAAGGTGCAGGACGGCCGCGTGGGCGTGAGCGAGCTGACCACGCGCCTGGGCCGATTCGCCGACGTGACCGTCGACGGCTCCTATGCCTTCGCGGGCGACCTGGACTACCGCGGCACCCTGCTGCTGACCGAGACCCAGACCGCCGAGATCTTCGCCCGCGGGCCCATGGCGGAACTGGCGAAGCTGCTGGGCTCCCGGCAACCCGCGCGGCTGCGCCTGCCCATCTCGGTCGGCGGCACGCGCACCGATCCGAAGGTGAAGATCGAGCTCGACGGGGTGGTGGACGAACTGCAGAAGCTGGTCGTCAAGGAGCAGGGGCAGAAGCTGGAGGACGAGGCGAAGCAGAAGGTGGGCGACCTGCTGAAGAAGTGGAAGAAGTGA
- a CDS encoding SDR family oxidoreductase, whose amino-acid sequence MHRTIVLTGATRGLGRALAVEFVRRGHTVLGCGRDAAACAELAAFHGAPHDFAAVDVAAAEAVAAWAARLAAAGPAPDLVINNAALMNTPAPLWEVPADEFARLMDVNVNGTVHVVRAFVPAMITAGRGVVVNLSSGWGRSTSPEVGPYCASKYAVEGLTGSLAAELPAPLAAVALNPGVIDTDMLRSCWAGAAGAYPRPDAWAPRAADLILGLDRSHNGRSLSV is encoded by the coding sequence GTGCACCGCACCATCGTCCTGACCGGAGCCACCCGCGGCCTGGGCCGCGCCCTCGCGGTGGAGTTCGTGCGGCGGGGCCACACGGTGCTCGGCTGCGGGCGCGACGCCGCGGCCTGCGCCGAACTGGCGGCGTTCCACGGGGCGCCCCACGACTTCGCCGCCGTGGACGTGGCCGCCGCCGAGGCCGTCGCCGCCTGGGCGGCGCGTCTCGCCGCGGCGGGCCCCGCACCCGATCTGGTGATCAACAACGCCGCCCTGATGAACACCCCCGCCCCCCTGTGGGAGGTGCCGGCCGACGAGTTCGCCCGCCTGATGGACGTGAACGTGAACGGGACGGTGCATGTGGTCCGGGCCTTCGTGCCGGCCATGATCACCGCCGGTCGCGGCGTGGTCGTGAACCTGAGCAGCGGCTGGGGGCGCTCGACCTCGCCCGAGGTGGGACCCTACTGCGCGAGCAAGTACGCCGTCGAGGGGCTCACCGGCAGCCTCGCCGCCGAACTGCCGGCGCCGCTGGCGGCCGTGGCCCTGAATCCCGGCGTCATCGACACGGACATGCTGCGCTCGTGCTGGGCCGGTGCGGCCGGGGCCTATCCCAGGCCCGACGCGTGGGCCCCCCGCGCCGCCGACCTCATCCTGGGCCTGGACCGGTCGCACAACGGGCGCTCGCTCAGCGTTTGA
- a CDS encoding FMN-binding negative transcriptional regulator, which produces MYDRPYFKDEDPAAVRAFMTAHPFVLLAGCDADGRPVATQVPVFTDERDGRLVLTGHLAKASDHHKAFAANPRVLAVFTGAHTYVSASWYTEPGVGSTWNYLSVHARGTIRLFGGDELAAVMRRLSLHFENGDESSPTYFANLPDAYKAQFLPMISGFEIVVTELDHVTKLSQNRDAASFRNIRGKLDAQGGDAAIIAGEMSRREAGLYPEADPEA; this is translated from the coding sequence ATGTACGACCGCCCCTACTTCAAGGACGAGGACCCCGCGGCCGTGCGGGCCTTCATGACCGCCCACCCCTTCGTGCTGCTCGCCGGCTGCGACGCCGACGGGCGCCCCGTGGCCACCCAGGTCCCGGTCTTCACCGACGAGCGCGACGGCCGCCTCGTCCTGACCGGCCACCTGGCCAAGGCCTCGGACCACCACAAGGCCTTCGCGGCGAATCCCCGGGTGCTGGCGGTGTTCACCGGCGCCCACACCTACGTCAGTGCGTCGTGGTACACCGAGCCCGGCGTGGGCTCGACCTGGAACTACCTCAGCGTGCACGCCCGCGGCACCATCCGGCTCTTCGGCGGTGACGAACTGGCCGCGGTCATGCGGCGGCTGTCGCTGCACTTCGAGAACGGCGACGAATCCTCGCCGACCTACTTCGCCAACCTGCCGGACGCGTACAAGGCGCAGTTCCTGCCCATGATCTCGGGGTTCGAGATCGTGGTCACCGAGCTCGACCACGTGACCAAGCTGAGCCAGAACCGGGATGCGGCGAGTTTCCGGAACATCAGGGGGAAGCTGGACGCCCAGGGCGGAGACGCGGCGATCATCGCCGGGGAGATGAGCAGGCGCGAGGCTGGACTCTATCCGGAGGCCGACCCCGAAGCCTGA